The sequence AGGACAAACGCGAGGTAACGAGATGAGCCCCACTCGCCTTTTTTGAAATCAACACCCTTGATCCGGGCCATTTCGATGAGAATCGCACCTTGTGGGAGAGCAGAAGCAACGGCGGAAGTTGTGGCTATTCTCGTCTTTCTGTGTTGTGCAAAGGCCTGACTCAGGCGGCTGAGTTGCCCCTCTAAGGTTTCCTTTTGGGCAGTTAGTTCAACAATGCGTTTCTGATAGGCTTCCGGGCCTTCCTTCCCCTGACCTCCCAAGACAAGCATTGCCAGTTCCTGTCGGATTAAGATCAGATTCGCAAAGATTTCTTGTGCCTGGGGATTGTCGCCAACAGAAAGAACCTCCTTTATCCGCTTCTGGGCTTCAAGAAGGATACCCTTCCGGGCGAGCCAAACATCCAGGGCGTTCCTTATGGCTTTTGGATCGTCCGGAAAGCGCTGCCATATCAGGCTAAGATAAGCGAAAAAGTCGTATTCCCGGGTTGCCAGAAATTGAGTTTGCAGGGACTCCGAGGCAAAGCCGAGGACCTGCTCAATCTGCTTGCGGTCGCTTTCCTGAACACGTTCCATTAGGGTAAGGGACTCACCACTCCGTCCCTGAGCAGCGTAGAGCAAGGCCAGATTCCTCAGGGCAGTTGCGGTGTGGGGATGCTCATGGCCCAGGGTCTTCTCAGCGATCGCCAGGGAGCGACTATAGAGGGGTTCAGCTTTGTCGTAGGAACCCATGGTTTTGTAGAACACGGCCAGGTTGTTCAGGGAATTGGCGGTGTCAGGATGCTCTGGCCCCAAGACTTTCTCCCTGACCACCAGAGAGCGCCTCAAGAGGGGTTCCGTCCTGTCGTAGTCACCCATTTTATAATATAGCGAGGACAGATTGATCAGGGCGTAGACGGTGTTGGGATGTTCCGGCCCCAAGGTTTTCTCCCAAATCGCCAAGGCCCGCTTTAATAGGGGCTCAGCTTTGTCGTAGGTCCCCATGGTTACATAGAGTGCGGCCAGATTCGTCAAGGTAGTTGCGGTGTTGCGATGCTCCGGCCCCAAGACTTTCTCCCTGATCGACAGAGAGCGCCTGTATAGGAGCTCCGCCTTGTCATAGGCGCCCATTTTGTGATACATTAAGGCCAGATCGTTCAGGGTATAGGCGGTATCGGGATGCTCCGGCCCCAAGACTTTCTCCCTGACCGACAGAGAGCGCCGGTAGAGGGGTTCAGCCTTGTCGTAGGAACCCATGGTGCCATAGAGTCCGGCTATGTTGTTCAGGGTAAGGACGGTATCGGGATGCTCCGGCCCCAAGACTTTCTCCCTGATCACCAGAGAGCGCCTGTATAGGGGTTCCGCCTTGTCATAGGCGCCCATGTGAGAATATATTAAGGCCAGGCTGTTCATGGTATAGGCAGTTTCGGGGTGCTCCGGCCCCAAGATTTTCTCCCTGACCGACAGAGAGCGCCGGTAGAGGGGTTCAGCCTTGTCGTAGGCCCCCATGGTGTCATAGAGTCCGGCCAGGTTGTTCAGGGAAACGGCGGTATCGGGATGCTCCGGTCCCAAGGTTTTTTCGCTGATTGCCAGGGAGCGCCTGAAGAGGGGCTCCGCCTTGTCATAGGCCTCCATACTGTAATAGAGTCCAGCCAAGTTGTTTAGGGAGTCGGAGGTGTCGGGATGCTCCGGCCCCAGGACTTTCTCCCTGATCGTTAAGGCCCGCTTGTATAGGGGCTCCGCTCTGTCGTAGGCCCCTATTTCTCGGTAGATCGCTGCCAGGTTGTTCAAGGCATACGCGGTGTGTGGATGCTCCGGCCCGAGGACTTTCTCATAGATCGTAAGTGCCCGCTTGTAGAGAGGTTCTGCCTCTGCAGAATAGCCAGTAGAGTGGAAGAGTACGGCTAAATTATTCAGGGAACTGGCGGTATCGGGATGCTCCGACCCCAAGGTCTTCTCTCTGATCGCCAGAGAGCGCCTGTATAGGGGCTCCACCTTGTCGTAGGCTCCCATTTTTTGGTAGAGCTTTGCCATGTTGTCCAAGGCAGTCGCGGTGTTGGGATGCTCCGGCCCCAGGATTTTCTCACTGATCGCCAGTGCCCGTTTATAGAGAGGTTCGGCTTCAGCGTAGCGGCCTTGGGAGTTATAAAGCACCGCCAGATTATCGATACCTGTGGCTACGATGGAATGCTCAGCGCCAAATACTTTTTCGCATATCGCGAGCGCTTGTTGAGCAATAGGCAAGGCTTCGGCGTACTTGCCTTGCTGGTACAAGTCGAGTACTTGTTGGTTCAGCCTGATCACCTTCAGCCACTGCTGGCCTTGATCGGCAAACCAGGCCCGGACCTGGTTCGATGCCTCTACTTGCCAACCGCGTCGGATGAAAAGGTCGAAATCGCCAAGAGGGCCGGCGGTGAGATCATCTTCGCTTTCCAGCAGCGGAATGGTTTTGTCATACCACTGCCGGGCGGTCGCCAAGTCGCCCTGTAAAAAATAGGTGTGGCCGAGATTGATATTTGTAGCCATGATATCAGGAGCAAGCGCATGACTCCGTTCGCAAGCTGTCCGCGCTTGGCCCCATTCGCCAGCGGAAATACTGTGCCAACAGAGTGAATTGCGGGCCCTTATATTGTCAGGCGCCAACTCAACAGCTTTTCGGTCATCGGCCAGCCCAAGCGCAGGTTGCCCCAGCTCACTTTGCGCACCCGACCGTCCGAGGAGTGCTTCCACATCATCTGGCTGAATGGCAAGCAATTGGGTCCAGATATTGATGGCCTGGGTCCAGTCCTTGGCTACTTCGGCTGCCCTGCCGGCCTTGCTCAATTCTTCAACACTGAGGTTGGTTTTGTTAGCTTGTTTGGCGAGCGATGGCTGGGGCGTATCCTCCGCCAGCAGCAGCGGGGTGGCAACGGCGATCAGTAACAGGCAGAGGAGCTCGGAGGCGATACGGTGGGTTTTCATATGGGGTTCACTCATTATCCTGGCAAAGCCTTACATCGGAATAAGAACCCATTAATTTTAACAATAATTTCTTTTTTCGTGGCGCAGTATAATAAAAACTATCTTGTATGTCAATGGAACACCTCTCTTTTGGCTTGGCTCTTCTTTGCATTTTCGGAGAATAATATTTGCCCAAGGTAATTGGCAGCCCACTGGTGTGCTTCTTTGTCAACGGGAACCGTGTCTATAATCTTCTGCAGGCATTTCCGGGCCGAGTCATGGTACCCATATGCTTCGTGATAGATCTGCGCCTTTAGAAATAAGGCCTCCGGATGATCAGGGGCTTTTTTGAGAAGCTCGTTTATAATCTGCAGGGCTTCCTCAAAGCGTCCCTTCATCTTGCTGAATCTGATCTTGTCCAATTCGCATTTCGCCGGTTCAGCGACGCTCAAAGGTTTGTGACGCCCCCCATAGAACACCCTCCCAAATGCATTACTGAACTTGTTGAGTGCAAACATAGCGATAATAGCCATTACAACAGGAGCGATGATCAGCAAAGGGATGGGGACAGCGATAGTACCGGATTGTAGAAAAACAACTATAGCGATGACCAGAAAAGCACCGAAACAAACCCCATAAATCATCAGGAAGCGAATTATCTCTGTTCTATAGTCATCTATTATTCTTTTGAAACCCATTTATGATCTGCCTGCGATACTGGTACCAAATTTAAATTAGAATTTGCTATTTTTTGGTGATTATCGTTCAGACTTTTTTGCGCCTTCATCCCCCTTCCTGGCCTCGGGCGGCTGCGATTTCATTTGCTTTATGCTTTTAAGTGCTTAAAGAGGAATGCTTAAACGTTTTGGTTCGGTGGTGTATCCCCGCGCTGCCGGAGTTCCCGCAAACCAGTTTCATACACCTCATCGAAGCGCCTTTCGATCCACTTGTTGACCCCCCGACAGCCCGCTACGACGGCAAATGCCCAGACGAAGTATTCCCGCTGGCGGTCAACATCCCAGCCGACCGGGGGACTCAAGCATATTGAGCGGAGGTTGCTGATCTTATCGGCGATCTTGATCAGCTTGGCGTACCCCGACTTAGAACCAGAGTTCTCCACCTGCAGTTGCTTGCGCCTAAGCTTTGGCAGAAGCTTATTGTCAGTAAGTTCCACCACCAAAGCAGCGACCTCGCTGCCAAATTCCTGCTCTAATTCCTCACGCGTTGTTACCGTGTCCTCAATTGTGTCATGAAGCAAGGCTGCTATGAGCGCGGTTGTAGCTTCCCCTTCAGTAGCCTCGGCCA is a genomic window of Deltaproteobacteria bacterium containing:
- a CDS encoding tetratricopeptide repeat protein; the protein is MKTHRIASELLCLLLIAVATPLLLAEDTPQPSLAKQANKTNLSVEELSKAGRAAEVAKDWTQAINIWTQLLAIQPDDVEALLGRSGAQSELGQPALGLADDRKAVELAPDNIRARNSLCWHSISAGEWGQARTACERSHALAPDIMATNINLGHTYFLQGDLATARQWYDKTIPLLESEDDLTAGPLGDFDLFIRRGWQVEASNQVRAWFADQGQQWLKVIRLNQQVLDLYQQGKYAEALPIAQQALAICEKVFGAEHSIVATGIDNLAVLYNSQGRYAEAEPLYKRALAISEKILGPEHPNTATALDNMAKLYQKMGAYDKVEPLYRRSLAIREKTLGSEHPDTASSLNNLAVLFHSTGYSAEAEPLYKRALTIYEKVLGPEHPHTAYALNNLAAIYREIGAYDRAEPLYKRALTIREKVLGPEHPDTSDSLNNLAGLYYSMEAYDKAEPLFRRSLAISEKTLGPEHPDTAVSLNNLAGLYDTMGAYDKAEPLYRRSLSVREKILGPEHPETAYTMNSLALIYSHMGAYDKAEPLYRRSLVIREKVLGPEHPDTVLTLNNIAGLYGTMGSYDKAEPLYRRSLSVREKVLGPEHPDTAYTLNDLALMYHKMGAYDKAELLYRRSLSIREKVLGPEHRNTATTLTNLAALYVTMGTYDKAEPLLKRALAIWEKTLGPEHPNTVYALINLSSLYYKMGDYDRTEPLLRRSLVVREKVLGPEHPDTANSLNNLAVFYKTMGSYDKAEPLYSRSLAIAEKTLGHEHPHTATALRNLALLYAAQGRSGESLTLMERVQESDRKQIEQVLGFASESLQTQFLATREYDFFAYLSLIWQRFPDDPKAIRNALDVWLARKGILLEAQKRIKEVLSVGDNPQAQEIFANLILIRQELAMLVLGGQGKEGPEAYQKRIVELTAQKETLEGQLSRLSQAFAQHRKTRIATTSAVASALPQGAILIEMARIKGVDFKKGEWGSSRYLAFVLSSGKNPDVSLVDLGDADNIDQQTAAFKKSLGNSKTLSDVLAKQSNDLYRLIFAPLHLGVGESRQIFLSPDGSLNLIPFEVLRDDKGRYLIETHTFHYVSAGRDIAGYGMIKEKGRKALLIGDPDFNLAAKQTDGEKEKPVTRSRQMQGLTFSRLPGTKEEVEAIAAIMGRSDSDTYTGETARESVLLRKESPRILHLATHGFFLSDQDWSSLMDEKSRGINIIGKDKLPSKKPVSIENPFLRAGLALAGANRSLAQEGTMDGVLTGEKILGLNLRGTDMVVLSACETGVGDVKNGEGVYGLRRAFTQAGAKSLVMSLWEVPDRETKELMVSFYENLQSGKVNRAEALRHAALKQREVVKARYGYDNPYYWGAFVFLGEAE
- a CDS encoding tetratricopeptide repeat protein codes for the protein MGFKRIIDDYRTEIIRFLMIYGVCFGAFLVIAIVVFLQSGTIAVPIPLLIIAPVVMAIIAMFALNKFSNAFGRVFYGGRHKPLSVAEPAKCELDKIRFSKMKGRFEEALQIINELLKKAPDHPEALFLKAQIYHEAYGYHDSARKCLQKIIDTVPVDKEAHQWAANYLGQILFSENAKKSQAKREVFH
- a CDS encoding HD domain-containing protein gives rise to the protein MRMIINVIKALDFAARKHRDQRRKGAGSEPYINHLTEVAFLVAEATEGEATTALIAALLHDTIEDTVTTREELEQEFGSEVAALVVELTDNKLLPKLRRKQLQVENSGSKSGYAKLIKIADKISNLRSICLSPPVGWDVDRQREYFVWAFAVVAGCRGVNKWIERRFDEVYETGLRELRQRGDTPPNQNV